One genomic window of Psychrobacillus sp. INOP01 includes the following:
- a CDS encoding LysM peptidoglycan-binding domain-containing protein, translated as MNQDDYQKKIDEHRQSIGQDDDSNEMRRSRSSNKKPKKKSRNLLIPTVFCIFILIPVSIFIYVQFFYEADPDKAEVVKNDTIHVETQTINNGTEKEDTPKEEADVKEEVETPVVTTPKETEQSVKEPKEEVTEEPKKEPTPVEKTEPTDVAGSKTHIVKENETLYRIAVNYYNDPSAVEKIKSANGLTSNEIAVGQKLVLP; from the coding sequence ATGAACCAAGATGATTATCAAAAAAAAATCGACGAACATCGACAATCCATTGGACAAGATGACGATTCCAATGAAATGAGAAGAAGTAGAAGTTCAAATAAGAAACCAAAGAAAAAATCTAGAAACTTATTAATTCCTACTGTCTTTTGTATTTTTATATTAATACCAGTTAGTATCTTTATTTATGTGCAATTTTTCTATGAAGCTGATCCAGATAAAGCAGAAGTAGTAAAAAATGATACGATACATGTTGAAACACAGACAATTAATAATGGAACAGAAAAAGAGGATACTCCTAAAGAAGAAGCAGATGTCAAAGAAGAAGTAGAAACTCCAGTAGTAACTACTCCTAAAGAAACAGAGCAATCAGTTAAAGAACCAAAAGAGGAAGTTACTGAAGAGCCAAAGAAAGAACCAACTCCAGTAGAGAAAACAGAGCCTACCGATGTGGCCGGTTCTAAAACGCATATAGTAAAGGAAAATGAAACACTATATCGTATAGCCGTAAATTATTATAATGATCCATCAGCAGTCGAAAAAATAAAGTCTGCAAATGGTCTAACATCGAATGAAATTGCAGTTGGACAAAAGCTAGTGCTCCCTTAA
- a CDS encoding YpdA family putative bacillithiol disulfide reductase: MYQQVDVLIVGGGPCGLATAISTQNIGLKTVVIEKGNVVEAIYNYPTHQTFFSTSEKLSIGGVPFIVEERKPKRNQALVYYREVAKLNNIDVHKYEQVQKVEKQEKNFKVHTSKETYVATYVVIATGYYDHPNYMNIPGEELAKVHHYFKEGHPYFGLDVLVIGGKNSAIDAALELNKAGANVTVVYRGSEYSPSIKPWVLPEFDGLVRNNEVQMHFNTEVLKISASNVILKNSQTGEFQIRNDNVFAMTGYHPDHAFLKQMGIQIDEATGRPAFNSETMETNVEGIFIAGVIAAGNNANEIFIENGRFHGEQIAKEIKRKQDDK; the protein is encoded by the coding sequence GTGTATCAACAGGTAGATGTATTAATAGTTGGGGGAGGACCTTGTGGGTTAGCAACTGCTATTTCTACGCAAAATATTGGATTAAAAACCGTTGTAATCGAGAAAGGGAATGTGGTTGAGGCTATTTATAACTATCCCACACATCAGACTTTTTTTAGTACTAGTGAGAAATTATCAATTGGCGGAGTTCCATTTATAGTAGAGGAGAGAAAGCCAAAAAGAAACCAAGCGCTAGTCTACTATAGAGAAGTGGCAAAACTAAATAATATTGATGTCCATAAGTATGAACAGGTGCAAAAAGTAGAGAAACAAGAAAAAAATTTTAAGGTACACACTTCTAAGGAAACTTATGTGGCAACATATGTAGTCATTGCAACTGGTTATTATGATCACCCGAACTATATGAACATTCCTGGTGAAGAATTAGCGAAGGTACATCATTATTTTAAAGAGGGGCATCCATACTTCGGTTTAGATGTTTTAGTGATAGGTGGGAAAAATTCGGCTATCGATGCAGCTCTAGAACTAAACAAAGCTGGAGCTAATGTGACTGTAGTTTATCGTGGAAGCGAGTATTCGCCAAGTATAAAACCATGGGTCCTTCCTGAGTTTGATGGTCTCGTTAGAAATAATGAAGTACAAATGCATTTTAATACAGAAGTATTAAAAATTAGCGCATCTAATGTAATATTAAAAAATAGTCAAACAGGAGAATTCCAAATACGAAATGATAATGTATTTGCAATGACTGGTTATCATCCAGATCATGCATTTTTAAAGCAAATGGGTATTCAAATCGATGAAGCTACAGGAAGACCAGCTTTTAATTCAGAAACGATGGAAACGAATGTAGAAGGAATTTTCATTGCTGGTGTTATTGCTGCTGGTAATAACGCAAATGAAATTTTTATTGAAAATGGACGTTTCCACGGGGAGCAAATTGCAAAAGAGATAAAAAGAAAACAAGACGACAAGTAA
- the sigX gene encoding RNA polymerase sigma factor SigX produces MNDSVFHRLYDTYHQDVFQFLIYLVKNRQTAEDLVQEVYVRVLKAYSSFEGKSSEKTWLFSIAKNIAIDHFRKQAVRKKRLFDSFDWETMQLASSDMLPEDLVQLNDEMRTLLVALDDCTGDQKMVIIMRYFQELSIAETSEILNWSEGKVKTTQHRAIKALRERLSDKQKEADVHHE; encoded by the coding sequence ATGAATGACTCCGTTTTCCACCGCTTGTATGATACATATCATCAAGATGTTTTTCAGTTTCTCATATATTTGGTGAAAAATAGACAAACTGCGGAAGACTTGGTCCAAGAAGTATATGTACGAGTACTTAAAGCTTATAGTAGCTTCGAGGGAAAAAGTTCAGAAAAAACATGGTTATTTTCAATAGCAAAAAATATAGCAATTGACCATTTTAGAAAACAGGCCGTCAGAAAAAAGAGGTTATTCGACTCATTTGACTGGGAAACGATGCAACTTGCATCTTCAGATATGCTACCGGAAGATTTAGTACAACTTAATGATGAGATGAGAACATTATTAGTTGCATTGGATGATTGTACTGGGGATCAGAAAATGGTAATTATCATGCGGTATTTCCAGGAGCTTTCGATTGCGGAAACGTCAGAAATTCTAAATTGGTCGGAAGGGAAAGTGAAGACAACGCAACATCGTGCAATAAAAGCACTTCGTGAGCGATTATCTGATAAGCAAAAGGAGGCAGATGTTCATCATGAGTGA
- a CDS encoding ECF transporter S component, with protein sequence MLKGKTRMLIAVAMLSSISFVLMLLAFPLPVLPAYLKVDFSDIPALIAAITMGPVAGILVAFLKNVLDWLFAGSPTGVPVGHMANFVTSILFLAPVYLIYRKVTTSKGIMVGLGAGTVSMAIGMSVLNYYVFLPMYTYFLNFPMETGSALFNTIIFGILPFNLIKGILVTIVMIVLFKRMKPLLDKVTNSYMKPNTN encoded by the coding sequence ATGTTAAAAGGCAAAACGCGGATGCTTATAGCAGTCGCAATGCTTAGTAGTATTTCTTTTGTTTTAATGCTACTTGCATTTCCATTACCGGTTTTACCGGCTTATTTGAAGGTGGACTTTAGTGATATACCAGCTTTAATCGCTGCAATCACGATGGGTCCGGTAGCAGGAATTCTAGTTGCATTTTTAAAAAATGTGTTAGATTGGCTATTTGCAGGGAGTCCAACTGGTGTACCTGTGGGACATATGGCTAACTTTGTAACTAGTATATTGTTTTTAGCACCTGTGTATCTGATTTACCGTAAAGTTACTACGTCAAAAGGGATTATGGTTGGTCTTGGAGCAGGTACAGTCTCTATGGCGATTGGAATGAGTGTATTAAATTATTATGTGTTCTTACCTATGTACACTTATTTCTTAAATTTCCCAATGGAAACAGGTTCTGCCTTGTTTAATACTATCATATTCGGTATATTACCTTTTAATTTGATTAAAGGTATATTAGTAACTATTGTGATGATTGTATTATTCAAACGAATGAAACCATTGCTTGATAAGGTAACTAATTCATATATGAAACCTAATACAAATTAA
- a CDS encoding ferredoxin, with protein sequence MAKYTIVDKDTCIACGACGAAAPDIYDYDDEGIAFVILDDNMGTTEVPEELMEDMEDAFEGCPTDSIKVADESFEGDALKYE encoded by the coding sequence ATGGCAAAATATACAATTGTAGATAAAGATACATGTATTGCATGCGGAGCTTGTGGAGCCGCTGCCCCAGATATTTATGATTATGATGATGAAGGTATTGCCTTCGTTATTTTAGATGATAACATGGGTACAACAGAAGTTCCAGAAGAACTAATGGAGGATATGGAAGATGCATTTGAGGGTTGTCCTACTGATTCTATTAAAGTAGCAGATGAGTCTTTCGAAGGCGACGCACTGAAATACGAATAG
- a CDS encoding CBS domain-containing protein has protein sequence MFVKSVMIPKEKCITVQVDTTVSSALRKLEEKEMDALPILDNGKYVGMFNKYLLYKAHFYSSLDNDAFMEQTKVTDIMTNEDIFVRYEEVFENAMIKLHDFPVIAVVEEGKFLGLVTRYDAVEQFKSAFGMNSKGTRITFTSVESEGRIQKMTDVLHKYHASVISIVTFDETDKLFRRIVLKIENDSKIDRILADLEKSGFRVLHIDKEE, from the coding sequence ATGTTTGTAAAAAGTGTGATGATCCCAAAAGAAAAATGTATAACTGTTCAAGTGGATACGACGGTATCGTCGGCTCTCCGTAAATTAGAAGAAAAAGAAATGGATGCTTTACCGATTCTAGATAATGGAAAATATGTAGGTATGTTCAATAAGTACCTTTTGTATAAAGCTCATTTCTATAGCAGTCTTGATAATGACGCTTTCATGGAGCAAACAAAAGTAACAGATATTATGACGAACGAAGACATATTTGTTCGCTACGAGGAAGTTTTTGAAAATGCAATGATTAAGCTTCATGATTTTCCAGTCATAGCTGTGGTTGAGGAAGGGAAATTTCTTGGATTGGTCACCCGTTATGACGCAGTTGAACAATTTAAAAGTGCATTTGGTATGAATAGTAAAGGAACACGTATTACATTCACTTCTGTGGAATCGGAGGGGCGGATTCAAAAAATGACGGATGTGCTTCATAAATATCATGCCTCAGTCATTTCAATCGTTACTTTTGATGAAACAGATAAACTATTTAGACGTATTGTATTAAAGATTGAAAACGATTCAAAGATAGATCGGATTTTAGCTGATCTAGAAAAGTCAGGGTTTCGTGTTTTACATATTGACAAAGAAGAGTAG
- a CDS encoding helix-turn-helix domain-containing protein, with translation MHFHQILLFIIHKITGQRSENAPYYLLKGKKSGQTIQDVTYFQLHAFFSILPQLSKEDYDTAINDLFKEEFIQLNESLVYITNKGVKALPQDKKLRLNGWQYRGKEQIFWKRIDLVVQTLSQFQANEKKFVPNQKDIANQHFVKDFLIQHNFRHSNLKNDIKQEIFHLLENSTLDDIHRTLFVYRFSGYNKTGLTWEQLARYYQMTDLDIKITFLECLHCMLDNISMETSPRLFDLAKDIHIDSPLTESAFRTNSLFEKGYSIEQIARIRKLKINTIEDHVIEIVSNNKNFSISPFISSEQVEGILHLSNELHTKKLTLIKDRLPEVSYFQVRLALTKGEQIHE, from the coding sequence ATGCATTTTCATCAAATATTACTATTTATTATACATAAAATAACCGGTCAACGTTCTGAGAATGCTCCATATTATTTATTAAAAGGCAAAAAGTCAGGGCAAACTATTCAAGATGTGACATATTTTCAACTTCATGCTTTTTTCTCTATCCTTCCACAATTATCGAAGGAAGATTATGATACAGCGATTAATGATTTGTTTAAAGAAGAGTTTATCCAGTTAAACGAATCACTTGTCTATATAACTAACAAAGGAGTAAAAGCATTACCTCAAGATAAAAAGCTTCGCTTAAACGGTTGGCAATATAGAGGTAAGGAACAAATCTTTTGGAAAAGAATCGACTTGGTTGTCCAAACGCTATCACAGTTTCAAGCAAATGAGAAAAAATTTGTACCAAATCAAAAGGATATTGCTAATCAGCATTTTGTTAAAGACTTTTTAATTCAGCATAATTTTCGTCACTCCAACTTAAAGAATGATATTAAGCAAGAAATATTTCATTTACTTGAAAATTCTACTTTAGATGACATACACAGAACATTATTTGTTTATAGATTCAGCGGCTATAACAAAACTGGTTTGACATGGGAACAACTGGCTCGCTACTATCAAATGACTGATTTGGATATCAAAATTACTTTTTTAGAATGCTTACATTGTATGTTAGACAATATTTCGATGGAGACAAGTCCTCGGTTATTCGATTTAGCTAAAGATATTCATATTGATTCACCTCTAACTGAATCTGCTTTTAGAACAAATAGCCTATTTGAGAAGGGATATTCTATTGAACAAATTGCTAGAATAAGAAAGTTGAAGATTAACACAATAGAGGATCATGTTATTGAAATAGTCTCAAACAATAAAAACTTCTCTATTTCACCTTTTATTTCTAGTGAGCAAGTAGAAGGAATTCTTCATCTATCAAACGAGTTACATACAAAAAAACTTACATTAATAAAAGACAGATTACCAGAAGTTAGTTACTTTCAAGTGCGTTTAGCATTGACAAAGGGAGAACAAATTCATGAATAA
- a CDS encoding ATP-binding protein, with product MNRIWNSVVGKLWGTILLLVLFVLFIVTVLLLEFLGDFHTEQAEESLRKEAITIGKIVEQHDNVEDSFEIIQDILGTETNTLIVRNSESIFLSVHEGLNKEVVQKKILDDKQLSKIYTSDEPIVKKMLMPAMNSEDRMEDYIILATPLESNKNIHGAVFIYQSLEVVSKTTNSTTKIVFLSGFIALLLTTMFTFFLTSRITLPLRSMREAAIQLAKGNFETKVPYLQKDEIGELGIAFNQMGKQLKHHVEVINQEKEQLASILTSMTDAVITFDTKFEVQVSNPQADLLFDKWYKNAETLEDSKLPAELHHLLEYVFDVQEEFDEKLEIKGSYFAASISLLFTSGNAVRGAVIVLRDMTEQHRLDKMRSDFIANVSHELRTPISMLQGYSEAIIDNVITTEDDKNEMIRIIYDESKRMGRLVTELLDLARLESGYLSIYKEKVSVVPTFERITQKFDQVAKEKDIRLNFEHNLTEDLLMELDEDRMEQVLTNLIDNALRHTKENGSVTVQISKTDAQFVIKVIDTGYGIPKEDLPYVFERFYKADKARTRGKSGTGLGLAIAKNIVERHDGVLTAESEIGVGTSFIINLPIK from the coding sequence ATGAATAGGATTTGGAATAGTGTTGTCGGGAAGCTATGGGGAACCATACTGCTTCTCGTCTTATTTGTGTTATTTATTGTAACCGTTTTACTACTTGAATTTCTTGGAGATTTCCACACAGAGCAGGCGGAGGAATCACTTCGTAAAGAGGCAATAACTATCGGTAAAATTGTTGAGCAGCATGATAATGTAGAAGATTCGTTTGAAATAATACAAGATATTTTAGGCACAGAAACTAACACTTTAATTGTTCGAAATTCAGAATCCATTTTTTTATCTGTCCATGAAGGGTTGAACAAAGAGGTAGTACAAAAAAAGATATTGGATGATAAGCAATTGTCTAAAATATACACATCCGATGAGCCAATCGTGAAGAAAATGCTGATGCCTGCTATGAATAGTGAGGATCGGATGGAAGATTATATTATTCTAGCTACACCACTTGAATCCAATAAAAATATTCATGGCGCTGTATTTATTTATCAAAGCTTAGAAGTTGTTAGTAAGACGACGAATAGTACGACGAAAATTGTTTTCTTATCAGGATTTATCGCATTACTACTAACTACAATGTTTACTTTTTTCTTAACTTCTCGTATTACTTTACCTCTAAGATCTATGAGGGAAGCTGCGATTCAATTAGCTAAAGGTAATTTTGAAACAAAAGTTCCTTATCTTCAGAAGGATGAAATTGGGGAACTAGGAATCGCATTTAACCAAATGGGCAAACAATTGAAGCACCATGTAGAAGTGATCAATCAAGAGAAGGAGCAATTAGCGAGTATACTAACATCTATGACAGATGCGGTTATTACATTTGATACTAAATTTGAAGTTCAAGTTAGTAATCCGCAGGCAGATTTATTATTCGATAAGTGGTATAAAAATGCAGAAACATTAGAAGATTCGAAGTTACCTGCAGAACTACATCATCTTTTGGAATATGTCTTTGATGTACAAGAAGAGTTTGATGAAAAGCTAGAGATTAAAGGATCCTATTTTGCTGCATCTATTAGTCTGTTATTCACAAGTGGTAATGCTGTGCGTGGTGCGGTAATTGTGCTTCGTGATATGACCGAACAGCATCGTTTAGATAAAATGAGATCAGATTTTATAGCCAACGTTTCGCATGAGCTCAGAACACCTATTTCGATGCTTCAAGGCTATTCAGAAGCAATAATAGATAATGTCATAACAACCGAAGACGATAAAAATGAAATGATCCGTATTATATATGATGAGTCTAAGCGAATGGGAAGACTAGTAACTGAATTGTTAGACTTGGCACGCCTAGAATCAGGTTATTTGAGTATTTATAAAGAGAAAGTTTCTGTTGTTCCGACATTTGAACGAATAACACAAAAATTTGATCAGGTTGCCAAAGAAAAAGATATTAGATTGAACTTTGAGCATAACTTAACAGAAGACTTGTTGATGGAACTTGATGAGGACCGAATGGAACAAGTGCTAACTAATTTGATCGATAATGCTCTTAGGCATACGAAAGAGAATGGCTCTGTTACCGTCCAAATAAGTAAGACAGATGCTCAATTTGTTATAAAGGTAATTGACACTGGGTATGGGATTCCAAAAGAAGATCTTCCTTATGTCTTCGAACGTTTTTATAAAGCTGATAAGGCTAGAACAAGAGGAAAAAGTGGCACTGGCTTAGGATTGGCTATCGCAAAAAATATTGTGGAAAGACATGATGGTGTCTTAACTGCAGAAAGCGAGATAGGGGTAGGTACATCCTTTATTATAAATTTACCAATAAAGTGA
- a CDS encoding ATP-dependent DNA helicase RecQ: MNKLYEILQKKFGHANFREGQQEVIEQIIDGKDVVAILPTGMGKSLLYQLPAYLMEGTVIIVSPLLSLMQDQVEQLKILGEKRVIAINSFLPFQERELAIRQLADYKFIFTSPEMLQNEQFNQALRNLSIAYVVADEAHCISQWGFDFRPDYLRISNWLHSLKTVNVLALTATATKEVVGDIKKTLRMKKPFEYIHSLDRPAIAYEMVEVENHLEKMNWIIGRVTTTEGPGIIYTQSRKKTEVYAEMLREQGISVAYYHAKMEQSDRILIQQQFQQGQLDWICATNAFGMGIHKDNIRQIIHDHIPTSVAGYMQEVGRAARDGNQAIASLLYTSTDVDQTFYVAMQDFPEEQDIHIAYHSEYSEVEQAETTARILTYWKEQLNEQETIQLFKQIKQKKWQDIQSFYSMIQNDICLRQQLLHFFDQPLIEKPYYCCSKCKLDVSSILRKRSDEKNDQDELNWKDRLNSLLPS, translated from the coding sequence ATGAATAAATTATATGAAATTCTTCAGAAAAAGTTCGGCCATGCAAACTTCCGAGAAGGTCAACAAGAAGTAATTGAGCAAATTATAGATGGAAAAGATGTTGTCGCTATACTTCCTACTGGCATGGGAAAATCCCTTCTCTATCAGCTACCAGCTTACCTAATGGAAGGAACTGTGATTATAGTCTCGCCTCTTTTATCTCTTATGCAGGATCAAGTGGAGCAATTGAAAATACTAGGGGAAAAAAGAGTTATTGCCATCAATTCATTTTTACCATTTCAGGAAAGAGAATTGGCGATACGCCAGCTAGCTGATTATAAATTCATATTCACTTCACCAGAGATGCTGCAAAATGAACAATTTAACCAAGCGCTTAGAAATCTTTCCATCGCATATGTCGTGGCCGATGAAGCGCACTGTATTTCTCAGTGGGGATTTGATTTTCGACCTGATTATTTAAGAATATCCAATTGGTTACATTCACTAAAAACTGTGAACGTTCTTGCGTTAACAGCAACTGCGACAAAAGAAGTTGTGGGGGATATTAAAAAGACTTTACGGATGAAAAAACCATTTGAATACATTCATTCACTTGATCGACCTGCTATTGCATATGAAATGGTCGAGGTAGAAAATCATCTAGAAAAAATGAACTGGATTATAGGTAGAGTCACCACAACAGAAGGTCCAGGGATAATTTATACTCAATCACGTAAAAAGACGGAAGTTTATGCAGAGATGCTACGAGAACAAGGAATTTCTGTTGCCTATTACCATGCCAAAATGGAGCAAAGTGACCGGATATTAATCCAGCAACAGTTCCAGCAAGGGCAATTAGATTGGATTTGTGCGACTAACGCCTTTGGAATGGGTATCCACAAAGATAATATTAGACAAATTATTCATGATCATATTCCTACATCTGTAGCAGGTTATATGCAGGAGGTTGGTAGGGCTGCTAGAGATGGCAATCAAGCAATCGCCTCTCTTTTATATACTTCTACGGATGTTGACCAAACTTTTTACGTAGCTATGCAAGACTTTCCAGAGGAGCAAGACATTCATATTGCTTATCACTCTGAGTATTCTGAAGTCGAACAGGCAGAGACTACAGCACGTATTCTAACTTATTGGAAAGAGCAATTAAATGAACAAGAAACTATTCAATTATTTAAGCAAATTAAACAAAAAAAGTGGCAGGATATACAAAGTTTTTACTCGATGATACAAAACGATATTTGTTTACGTCAGCAGCTACTACATTTTTTTGACCAACCATTGATAGAAAAACCTTACTATTGTTGTTCCAAATGTAAGTTAGACGTTTCAAGCATCTTACGAAAAAGATCAGATGAAAAAAATGACCAAGACGAATTGAATTGGAAGGATAGACTAAATTCTCTCCTCCCATCTTAA
- a CDS encoding metallophosphoesterase — translation MIGWIIGIVLVIFFSIFLYMLFLAFQTNVHTHSLLIDEWTKDSQFHIFFISDIHRRKLSEKLIQNLIGKVDIVIIGGDLTERGVPLKRTNENIKNLAKLGSTCYVFGNNDREVGEQNLRSILDAHDVHILENSSVKFEKNNYSVRIVGINDGFAGNVKIYEAYKDVEESDVIIFATHAPVYFNNAKKISKPHLLLAGHLHGGQIRFGPFGIYEKGSYREKENSAELISNGYGTTAVPLRLGAKSECHLVTISGRH, via the coding sequence TTGATTGGATGGATAATTGGTATTGTATTGGTTATATTTTTTAGTATTTTTTTGTATATGTTATTTTTAGCTTTTCAAACAAATGTTCATACCCACTCTTTATTAATTGACGAATGGACGAAGGACAGTCAATTTCATATTTTTTTCATATCTGATATCCATCGGAGAAAATTAAGTGAGAAACTTATTCAAAACCTCATCGGAAAAGTAGATATAGTAATAATTGGAGGAGATTTGACAGAAAGAGGCGTCCCGTTAAAACGGACTAATGAAAATATTAAGAATCTTGCCAAGTTAGGTAGTACCTGTTACGTGTTCGGTAACAATGATCGAGAAGTTGGGGAACAAAACTTACGGAGTATCTTAGATGCCCATGACGTTCATATATTGGAAAATAGCTCAGTTAAATTTGAAAAAAACAATTATTCTGTTCGTATAGTTGGGATTAATGATGGATTTGCGGGGAATGTAAAAATATATGAGGCGTACAAAGACGTTGAAGAATCGGATGTCATCATTTTTGCAACCCATGCTCCTGTGTATTTCAATAATGCCAAAAAGATAAGTAAGCCACATCTTCTTTTAGCTGGTCATCTTCATGGTGGGCAAATACGCTTTGGACCATTTGGGATTTATGAAAAGGGAAGCTATCGTGAAAAAGAAAATAGTGCAGAGCTCATTAGTAATGGGTATGGAACAACAGCTGTTCCATTGAGACTTGGTGCAAAATCGGAATGTCATCTAGTAACGATTAGTGGAAGACATTAA